In the genome of Fusarium fujikuroi IMI 58289 draft genome, chromosome FFUJ_chr02, one region contains:
- a CDS encoding related to alpha-1,2 glucosyltransferase, potassium channel regulator encodes MDISQGYKTVAAFIIALPLFAWRFKSSSGPNSRLEGFFFYFLSVASVSWLYIVSALVPEPYLDEVFHIPQAQKYCQGRFQEWDDKITTPPGLYLLSLITPGVVRTSSSVGGYFCDVKSLRATNVIVLVILAFLVLKCRQQIEARLYEAHTSIRLRNTSQYAVHTALNVALFPLLFFFSGLYYTDVASTAAVLVAYLNHLKRISRDRSSALNDLTTIFLGIFSLFFRQTNVFWVVVYMGGLEAIHALKTLRPEQVDQPVILTLFEQIKYFAWRYSLGDIHDPPLHMMWPDDMLFCVLSLGIAAICNPIRVIRQIWPYVAVLVSFGGFVAWNGGVVLGDKSNHIATIHLPQMLYIWPFFAFFSLPLLVPYPLPIINIILRIMPRAGSPTPTSKQAPEAENNAEPATFSFSKSRRSGSSKKTSATGSSDKKYPRLSKPLEIASFIFGIKLTIWPLYLLATIALSLAVVRYNTIIHPFTLADNRHYMFYVFRYTIRRASWIRYALVIPYTLSRWMTWGTIAGCSRFFTIHTRACSVYENGTKNPPFLSHPMVTNVGFSPRQTYAAFPAEITGSSQDTSKGQELSKALEDDPLLASVIPASTSTGLIFLLATTLSLMTAPLVEPRYFIIPWVMWRLLVPAWRLHDHGYHGDVTSRLSNLPKTRPFFEFFQHYDLRLIIETFWFIAINVATGYIFLTKPYIWKAEDGTMLDDGRLQRFMW; translated from the exons GATGAAGTTTTCCATATACCGCAGGCGCAGAAATACTGCCAGGGGAGATTCCAAGAGTGGGACGACAAGATTACGACACCACCAGGGCT TTACCTTCTCTCTCTTATAACGCCTGGAGTCGTCCGAACTAGTAGTTCAGTGGGCGGATACTTCTGCGATGTCAAGAGTCTACGGGCTACCAACGTCATTGTTCTGGTGATACTCGCCTTCTTGGTCCTGAAGTGCCGTCAACAGATCGAGGCACGTCTTTATGAAGCTCATACCTCGATCCGGCTACGCAATACTTCACAATATGCAGTTCACACTGCGCTTAACGTCGCCCTGTTTccgcttctcttcttcttctctggacTTTACTACACCGATGTTGCATCTACTGCAGCCGTCCTGGTCGCGTACTTGAACCACTTGAAGCGCATTAGTCGAGATCGTAGTTCTGCCTTGAACGATCTAACAACAATCTTCCTTGGAATTTTCTCACTTTTCTTTCGCCAGACCAATGTCTTCTGGGTCGTTGTGTATATGGGTGGTCTAGAAGCTATCCATGCTCTCAAGACCTTACGGCCGGAGCAGGTTGATCAGCCAGTTATCTTGACACTTTTTGAGCAGATCAAGTACTTTGCCTGGAGGTATTCCCTGGGAGATATTCATGACCCCCCTTTGCACATGATGTGGCCAGATG ACATGCTCTTCTGTGTATTGAGTCTGGGAATCGCAGCGATTTGCAACCCAATCCGCGTCATTAGACAGATATGGCCTTACGTTGCTGTCCTTGTCTCATTTGGTGGCTTCGTGGCATGGAACGGTGGTGTTGTCCTCG GTGACAAATCCAACCATATTGCTACTATTCACCTCCCACAGATGCTCTACATATGGcctttctttgctttcttctctctgcCACTTCTGGTACCATATCCCCTACCCATCATTAACATAATACTGCGAATAATGCCGCGGGCTGGATCGCCTACTCCAACTAGCAAGCAAGCCCCTGAGGCAGAGAACAATGCAGAGCCGGCCACCTTTTCCTTCAGCAAATCACGAAGGTCAGGAAGCTCCAAGAAAACCTCGGCAACTGGCAGTTCGGACAAAAAATACCCACGTCTGTCGAAGCCACTGGAAATTGCcagcttcatctttgggATTAAGCTTACAATCTGGCCCCTCTACCTCCTTGCGACCATCGCGCTCTCGCTCGCCGTCGTCCGCTACAACACCATTATACACCCTTTCACTCTGGCTGACAACCGCCATTACATGTTCTACGTCTTTCGATACACCATCCGCCGGGCTTCTTGGATTCGATACGCTTTGGTTATCCCCTATACCTTGTCTCGGTGGATGACATGGGGTACCATCGCTGGCTGCTCACGATTCTTCACTATTCACACACGTGCTTGTTCTGTTTATGAGAATGGAACAAAAAACCCTCCCTTCCTGAGTCATCCTATGGTGACTAACGTTGGGTTTTCGCCAAGACAAACTTATGCCGCCTTTCCAGCTGAGATAACAGGGAGTTCTCAGGATACTtccaaaggtcaagaactGAGCAAGGCTTTGGAAGATGACCCTCTTCTTGCTTCCGTTATACCAGCTTCCACCTCGACTGGACTCATATTCTTGCTTGCCACAACCTTATCACTCATGACGGCCCCGCTAGTAGAGCCACGATACTTTATCATACCCTGGGTGATGTGGAGGCTGCTTGTACCTGCGTGGAGGCTTCATGATCATGGTTATCACGGTGATGTTACCTCTCGGCTCTCAAACCTTCCAAAGACGAGGCCTTTCTTTGAGTTCTTTCAACATTACGATTTACGCCTTATCATTGAGACGTTTTggttcatcgccatcaatgTTGCAACAGGTTACATCTTCCTCACCAAGCCTTACATATGGAAGGCGGAAGATGGGACTATGCTAGACGACGGTCGACTTCAAAGATTTATGTGGTAA